One genomic window of Medicago truncatula cultivar Jemalong A17 chromosome 1, MtrunA17r5.0-ANR, whole genome shotgun sequence includes the following:
- the LOC25485460 gene encoding putative zinc finger protein At1g68190 — protein sequence MEKICEFCTALRPLVYCNADAAYLCLSCDAKVHWANELSGRHLRTLVCNSCCCDLAYVQCLDHKMLICRDCDQKLHDRSSPHRKRSVKSFIGCPSAKEFATLWGFEFKEIENSVSQKDQFASISSVSTDVNVIKHHFRNSVASTTSGDKHDKGSSSQLGQILYSDQERQTILQQIVDLKRFQLIEERDHSTKINGLQVDEKFNQQAQKSKYFGINLLGEDNSIGELNPETFSSAFSQLDNLSSSSVMDLPLHGELFWTAKSSLQSNQLWPQNIQDLGICEELVCRDDFNIPDVDLTFQNYEELFGGDQDPIRVMFGGKDVSYSSLEKDLSVDNSDIDNPSTMEV from the exons ATGGAGAAAATTTGTGAATTCTGCACAGCATTGAGGCCACTTGTTTACTGTAATGCTGATGCAGCATACCTTTGTCTATCCTGTGATGCAAAGGTCCATTGGGCAAATGAATTGTCTGGCCGGCACCTCCGGACCCTTGTGTGTAACTCGTGCTGTTGTGATCTTGCTTATGTTCAGTGCTTGGATCACAAAATGTTAATCTGTAGAGACTGCGATCAAAAGCTACATGACAGGTCTTCACCGCATCGCAAACGATCTGTCAAATCTTTCATCGGTTGCCCTTCTGCCAAAGAGTTTGCAACACTATGGGGATTTGAATTTAAGGAGATTGAAAACAGTGTCAGTCAGAAGGATCAGTTTGCATCTATTTCTAGCGTTTCTACAGATGTAAATGTGATCAAGCATCACTTTCGAAATTCAGTCGCTTCAACAACATCTGGCGACAAACATGATAAGGGATCCAGCAGTCAATTAGGTCAG ATATTGTACAGTGATCAAGAGCGGCAAACTATTCTGCAGCAGATTGTTGATTTAAAAAGGTTTCAGCTAATAGAGGAGAGGGATCATTCTACAAAGATAAATGGGCTACAAGTGGATGAAAAATTCAATCAACAAGCACAAAAATCCAAGTATTTTGGTATTAATCTGCTGGGAGAAGACAATTCTATCGGGGAGCTGAACCCCGAAACTTTCTCTTCTGCATTTTCTCAACTTGATAATTTGTCTTCATCTTCAGTTATGGACCTTCCCTTGCATGGAGAGTTATTTTGGACTGCTAAGAGTTCACTACAAAGTAACCAG TTATGGCCGCAAAATATTCAAGACCTGGGAATATGTGAAGAACTTGTTTGTCGAGACGATTTCAACATACCTGACGTTGACTTAACATTCCAAAACTATGAGGAACTATTTGGAGGAGATCAAGATCCAATTAGAGTGATGTTTGGTGGCAAAGACGTCTCTTATTCTTCATTGGAGAAGGATTTATCAGTTGATAATTCAGATATTGACAATCCAAGTACAATGGAGGTCTGA
- the LOC25485462 gene encoding uncharacterized protein, with the protein MADETEELEPLFDYSRVQPNIVCLDDDEDDDVVAFPKKRKKNSKSQHVVENGKNTKVETVNVVDLEDDDWLPSPPRVTGKAHKKTDEEDSTLKNLRLKKQELAAFAESAKKMLETVENSVEIENSNSVDDVSEKTSKPSERAKILISVQDKDETKQIRMYMDDRFERIIKTYAEKMKCDLKQIVLSFDGDKISSSQTPASLDMEDNDIIEVHVKSS; encoded by the exons ATGGCG GATGAAACAGAAGAACTTGAACCCTTGTTTGATTACAGTCGCGTTCAACCCAATATCGTGTGCCTCGATG ATGATGAAGACGATGATGTTGTTGCTTTTCctaagaagagaaaaaagaattCTAAGTCTCAGCATGTA GTTGAGAATGGGAAGAATACTAAGGTGGAAACAGTGAATGTGGTGGACCTTGAGGATGATGATTGGTTACCTTCGCCACCAAGGGTCACTGGTAAGGCCCATAAGAAGACCGACGAGGAGGATTCAACTTTGAAGAATTTGAG ATTGAAGAAGCAGGAGCTTGCCGCTTTTGCTGAATCagcaaaaaaaatgttggaaaCTGTTGAGAATTCTGTAGAAATTGAAAATTCCAATTCTGTGGACGACGTAAGTGAAAAAACGTCAAAACCTTCTGAACGAGCAAAGATTCTCATCTCTGTTCAAGACAAGGATGAAACAAAGCAGATTCGGATGTACATG GATGACAGGTTTGAAAGGATTATTAAAACTTACGCAGAGAAAATGAAGTGTGATCTGAAACAAATTGTGTTGTCATTTGATGGTGATAAAATAAGTTCATCTCAAACCCCTGCCAGCCTTGATATGGAGGACAATGATATTATTGAAGTTCATGTGAAATCAAGTTGA
- the LOC25485463 gene encoding amino-acid permease BAT1 homolog, producing the protein MGSAYDTKLIINGHLPQDSGQSRLNELGYKQELKRDLSVLSNFAFSFSIISVLTGVTTLYNTGLNYGGPVSLVYGWLIASAFTMLVALSMAEICSSYPTSGGLYYWSAKLAGPNWAPFASWITGWFNIVGQWAVTTSVDFSLAQLIQVIILLSTGGKNGGGYEGSKYVTIAIHGGILVLHGIINSLPISWLSFLGQLAAFWNVLGVFVLMIIIPCVAPERASAKFVFTHFNSDNGEGINSKPYIFLVGLLMSQYTLTGYDASAHMTEETRDADINGPKGIISAVGISVLAGWGYILGITFAVTDIPYLLNENNEAGGYAIAEIFYLAFKRRYGHGIGGIICLGIIAVAIFFCGMGSVTANSRMAYAFSRDGAMPLSSLWHKVNKQEVPVNAVWLSVLISFCMALPSLGSIVAFEAMVSIAVIGLYIAYALPIFFRVTLARKRFIAGPFNLGRYGFVVGWIAVIWVATISILFSLPVSYPITIETLNYTPVAVGCLLIIVLSYWVLSGRRWFKGPITNIQI; encoded by the exons ATGGGTTCTGCGTATGACACAAAACTTATCATCAATGGCCATCTTCCGCAAGATTCTGGTCAATCTCGTCTTAACGAACTTGGTTACAAACAAGAACTCAAACGCGACCTCtc gGTGCTTTCAAATTTTGCgttttcattttcaatcatATCAGTGTTAACTGGAGTAACAACACTTTACAACACTGGTTTAAACTATGGAGGTCCTGTTTCACTTGTATATGGATGGCTTATAGCTTCAGCTTTCACCATGCTTGTTGCTTTGTCTATGGCTGAAATATGTTCTTCATATCCAACTTCTGGTGGTCTTTACTATTGGAGTGCCAAACTTGCTGGTCCCAATTGGGCACCTTTTGCTTCCTGGATTACTGGCTG GTTCAATATTGTTGGTCAG TGGGCGGTGACAACAAGTGTAGATTTTTCACTTGCACAGCTCATTCAGGTTATCATTCTTCTTAGTACTGGTGGAAAAAATGGTGGTGGTTATGAAGGATCTAAATATGTAACTATTGCTATCCATGGTGGAATTTTGGTCCTGCATGGTATAATAAACAGCCTTCCAATCTCATGGTTGTCGTTCTTAGGGCAATTGGCTGCTTTCTGGAATGTTTTAG GTGTTTTTGTGCTTATGATTATCATTCCATGTGTTGCCCCGGAAAGAGCTAGTGCCAAGTTTGTTTTCACTCATTTCAATAGTGACAACGGGGAAGGAATCAATAGTAAACCTTATATATTTCTGGTGGGACTTCTAATGAGTCAGTACACCCTAACTGGATATGATGCATCAGCTCATATG ACAGAGGAAACCAGGGATGCTGATATAAATGGACCAAAAGGAATTATCAGTGCTGTTGGGATATCTGTTCTTGCTGGATGGGGTTACATACTAGGAATTACCTTTGCTGTTACTGACATCCCTTACcttttgaatgaaaataacGAGGCTGGTGGATACGCCATTGCCGAAATAttttatcttgcatttaagAGAAGATATGGCCATGGAATTGGTGGCATTATTTGCTTGGGAATTATTGCTGTTGCTATATTTTTCTGTGGTATGGGTTCAGTTACAGCCAATTCAAG GATGGCTTATGCTTTCTCAAGAGATGGGGCCATGCCATTGTCGTCATTGTGGCATAAAGTTAACAAGCAGGAGGTCCCCGTAAATGCAGTTTGGCTCTCCGTTTTAATATCTTTTTGCATGGCTCTACCG TCTCTTGGAAGCATAGTGGCATTTGAAGCCATGGTATCCATAGCAGTGATAGGCCTCTACATTGCTTATGCACTGCCTATCTTCTTCAGAGTTACCTTGGCGCGAAAGCGATTTATTGCTGGGCCTTTCAACTTAGGTCGTTACGGATTCGTTGTTGGTTGGATTGCAGTTATTTGGGTGGCCACAATCTCTATACTATTCTCATTGCCTGTTTCCTACCCAATAACCATTGAGACACTTAACTACACACCTGTTGCTGTTGGATGTTTGCTCATTATTGTACTTTCTTATTGGGTACTTAGTGGTAGGCGTTGGTTTAAAGGCCCTATTACCAATATACAAATATGA
- the LOC25485464 gene encoding amino-acid permease BAT1 homolog — protein MTLPAHVVTNGDVSLDSGHNRLLQLGYKQELKRDLSVVSNFALSFSIISVLTGITTLYNTGLNYGGPVSMQYGWFLASAFTMLVALSMAEICSAFPTSGGLYYWSAKLAGSKWAPFASWITGWFNIIGLWAGTTSVDFSLAQLIQVIILLSTGGKNGGGYVASKYVIIAIHGAILLLHGIINSLPISLLSFLGQLSAIWNVFGVFVLMILIPSVATERASNKFVFTHFNAENGDGINSRPCMFLLGLLMSQYTLSGYDASAHMTEETKGADRNGPKGIISAVGISIIVGWGYIIGITYAVTDIPYLLSENNDAGGYAIAEIFYQVFKTRYGNGIGGIICLGIVAVAIFFCGMGSVTSVSRMAYAFSRDGAMPFSSLWHKVNNQDVPIYAVWLSVFISFCMALTSLGSIVAFEAMVSIAVIDLYIAYALPIFFRVTLARKYFVPGPFNLGRYGIIVGWVAVIWVVIISILFSLPVSYPITIETLNYTPVALGCLIILILSYWILSGRHWFKGPITNLEH, from the exons ATGACACTCCCAGCTCATGTTGTTACCAATGGTGATGTTTCACTCGACTCTGGTCATAACCGTCTCCTTCAACTTGGTTACAAACAAGAACTCAAGCGCGACCTCTC TGTGGTTTCAAACTTTGCACtctctttttctattatatcagTGCTCACTGGTATCACCACCCTCTACAACACTGGGTTGAACTATGGTGGCCCAGTTTCTATGCAATATGGTTGGTTTTTGGCTTCTGCTTTTACCATGCTTGTTGCACTTTCAATGGCTGAAATTTGTTCAGCTTTTCCAACTTCCGGTGGTCTTTACTATTGGAGTGCCAAACTTGCTGGCTCCAAATGGGCACCTTTTGCCTCCTGGATTACTGGCTG GTTCAATATTATTGGCCTG TGGGCAGGGACAACAAGTGTAGATTTTTCACTCGCACAACTCATTCAGGTCATCATTCTCCTTAGTACTGGTGGAAAAAATGGTGGTGGATATGTAGCATCTAAATATGTAATTATTGCCATCCATGGTGCAATTTTGCTCCTTCATGGTATAATAAACAGCCTTCCTATATCTTTGTTATCGTTCTTAGGACAACTCAGTGCTATCTGGAATGTTTTTG GTGTTTTTGTGCTTATGATTCTCATTCCATCTGTTGCAACGGAAAGGGCTAGTAACAAATTTGTTTTCACTCATTTCAATGCTGAAAATGGGGATGGAATCAATAGCAGACCCTGCATGTTTCTCTTGGGACTTCTAATGAGTCAGTATACACTTAGTGGCTATGATGCATCAGCTCATAtg ACAGAGGAAACTAAAGGTGCTGACAGGAATGGACCAAAAGGAATTATAAGCGCTGTTGGGATATCTATTATTGTAGGATGGGGTTACATAATCGGTATTACCTATGCAGTTACTGATATCCCTTACCTTTTAAGTGAAAACAATGATGCTGGTGGATATGCCATTGCTGAGATATTTTATCAAGTATTCAAGACAAGATATGGAAATGGAATTGGAGGTATTATTTGCTTGGGAATAGTTGCCGTTGCCATTTTTTTCTGTGGTATGGGTTCAGTTACCAGCGTATCAAG GATGGCTTATGCTTTTTCGAGAGACGGGGCAATGCCATTTTCATCTTTGTGGCATAAAGTTAACAACCAGGATGTCCCCATATATGCAGTCTGGCTTTCtgtttttatatcattttgCATGGCCCTAACG TCTCTTGGAAGTATAGTGGCATTTGAAGCCATGGTGTCCATAGCAGTGATTGACTTATACATTGCTTATGCTCTTCCCATCTTCTTTAGGGTGACCTTGGCACGAAAGTATTTTGTTCCAGGGCCTTTCAACTTGGGTCGTTATGGAATCATTGTTGGGTGGGTTGCAGTTATTTGGGTGGTGATCATATCCATCCTCTTCTCATTGCCTGTTTCCTACCCAATAACGATTGAGACACTTAACTACACACCTGTTGCACTTGGATGCTTGATCATTCTTATACTTTCTTACTGGATACTTAGTGGTAGGCATTGGTTTAAAGGACCTATAACCAATTTAGAACACTGA
- the LOC25485465 gene encoding lipid phosphate phosphatase 2 has protein sequence MPEIQLGVHTIRSHGARVARIHMHDWLILLLLVVIDAVLNIIEPFHRFVGEDMMTDLRYPLKDNTIPFWAVPIIAILLPLAVFLVYYFIRNDVYDFHHALLGLLFSVLITAVITDAIKDGIGRPRPDFFWRCFPNGTGVFDKVTSDVLCTGDKSVIKEGHKSFPSGHTSWSFAGLVYLSWYLSGKVRVFDRRGHIAKLCLVLLPVLLAALIAVSRVDDYWHHWQDVFAGGLIGTTVSSFCYLQFFPPPYDIDGWGPHAYFQMLAESRNVAQPPANNEINLAQSAELQTVSLYIPSQNDGDARGNSWDSSPMLGGGLSQNARMH, from the exons ATGCCAGAAATTCAGTTGGGTGTACACACTATCAGATCACATGGAGCTAGAGTTGCAAGGATACATATGCATGACTGGTTGATTCTTTTGCTTCTTGTGGTAATTGATGCTGTCTTGAATATAATAGAGCCATTTCACCGTTTTGTTGGAGAAGATATGATGACGGACCTTAGATACCCACTGAAAGATAACACTATTCCTTTTTGGGCTGTTCCG ATAATTGCAATATTGCTGCCACTTGCCGTCTTTCTTGTTTACTATTTCATCCGGAATGATGTTTATGACTTTCACCATGCCTTATTGG GCCTTCTATTTTCTGTACTCATTACTGCGGTGATAACTGATGCTATCAAAGATGGTATTGGACGGCCACGCCCGGATTTCTTCTGGCGCTGTTTCCCTAACGGAACAGGG GTGTTTGATAAAGTAACAAGCGATGTTCTGTGTACCGGAGATAAGAGTGTTATTAAGGAAGGGCACAAAAGTTTCCCGAGTGGGCATACATCTT GGTCTTTTGCTGGTCTTGTTTATCTCTCTTGGTATCTATCCGGAAAAGTTAGGGTGTTTGATCGCAGAGGCCACATTGCAAAGCTCTGTCTTGTTCTCTTACCAGTCCTCCTGGCAGCTTTGATTGCTGTCTCCCGTGTTGATGATTATTGGCATCATTGGCAAGATGTGTTTGCTGGAGGTCTTATAG GGACGACAGTTTCTTCCTTTTGTTACTTACAATTCTTTCCACCTCCATATGACATTGATG GTTGGGGACCTCATGCATATTTCCAGATGTTAGCCGAATCTCGTAATGTTGCTCAGCCCCCTGCCAACAATGAGATTAATCTTGCACAATCTGCAGAGCTTCAGACCGTATCTTTGTATATCCCATCTCAAAATGATGGAGATGCACGGGGCAATAGCTGGGATTCGAGCCCCATGTTAGGCGGTGGGTTATCACAAAATGCAAGGATGCATTGA
- the LOC25485468 gene encoding lipid phosphate phosphatase 2: protein MALQNLLSFPKFWSLFQGGRQIDPTAHTIKSHGATLARNHIHDWLMLVLLILIEVILNVIHPFRRFVGRDMMEDLRYPMKQNTVPVWAVPLYAVLLPIFVFLFFYMRRRDVYDLHHSVLGLLFAVLITGVLTDSIKDAVGRPRPDFFWRCFPDGVEVYDKLGGVVCHGKASDIKEGHKSFPSGHTSWSFAGLGFLSLYLCGKIKVFDRQGHIAKLCILFLPLLAACLVGISRVDDYWHHWQDVFAGGLLGLFVATFCYSQFFPPPYNDDGWGPYAYFVAMEEARGNASLNRESPVVEAMVDNRYANQVPRRNIDSFNRSPTLEAMELGHK from the exons ATGGCGTTACAGAATTTGTTGTCTTTTCCTAAATTTTGGTCACTCTTTCAG GGAGGGAGACAGATTGACCCGACTGCGCATACAATAAAGTCTCATGGAGCAACACTTGCTAGAAATCACATTCATGATTGGCTTATGTTGGTGCTTCTCATACTAATTGAAGTTATTCTCAATGTAATTCATCCATTTCGCCGCTTTGTTGGAAGGGACATGATGGAAGACCTTAGATATCCAATGAAACAAAACACTGTCCCTGTATGGGCTGTTCCT CTTTATGCAGTTCTGTTGCCAATTTTTGTGTTCCTCTTCTTCTATATGCGTAGGAGAGATGTTTATGATTTGCACCACAGTGTTCTAG GCCTTCTGTTTGCTGTTCTGATAACTGGTGTGTTGACTGATTCAATTAAAGATGCTGTTGGCCGGCCACGGCCAGACTTCTTTTGGCGTTGCTTTCCTGATGGAGTAGAG GTCTATGATAAATTAGGAGGTGTGGTTTGCCATGGCAAGGCTAGTGATATAAAAGAAGGGCATAAGAGTTTCCCCAGCGGTCATACATCAT GGTCCTTTGCAggtcttggttttctctccttGTATCTATGCGGGAAGATTAAAGTTTTTGATCGCCAAGGACACATAGCGAAATTATGCATTCTGTTTTTACCTCTCCTTGCTGCATGTCTGGTTGGAATCTCTCGAGTGGACGACTATTGGCACCATTGGCAAGATGTGTTTGCTGGAGGCCTTCTAG GGCTTTTTGTTGCAACCTTTTGCTATTCACAGTTCTTCCCTCCTCCCTATAATGATGATG GATGGGGTCCATATGCATATTTCGTGGCTATGGAGGAAGCAAGAGGCAATGCAAGTTTGAATCGGGAGTCACCCGTTGTAGAAGCCATGGTTGACAATAGGTATGCGAATCAAGTGCCAAGGAGAAATATTGATTCATTCAACCGAAGCCCAACATTGGAAGCCATGGAGTTGGGACACAAGTGA